A window of Prolixibacter sp. SD074 contains these coding sequences:
- a CDS encoding glucoamylase family protein: protein MIKSRLVVLIILIGLFHTGWAQEVTFFSEGTDATYYDQGLVDVANLGESTFEHTHPPGDPQYDDKIPCSTTAYQGATSLKFNYTSSPNGNWKTTIFNDTNNSTLDFTKAKGIYFNQSETDNSPRLIMIDEITAFKSISEVPAVTGITATGYDSHAELNWIIPMSDLSYRVYASFDGARTFGLRGETTKSYYLDFVPESAKNSTITYRVTTTAQGKESAPVEQTATLRDFTDDELLDMTERYAFRYFWEGAHQATGMAPERSNGDGTTAASGATGMGLMAMIVAYEREYRPREEIKDRILKILHFLENCDRHHGAWSHWYDANTYKTKLFSADDDGGDLVETSYVVQGLIALKNYFTGTDEKSIQIRQKADLLWKGVDWDWYRQDGQNVLYWHWSPNYGFAKNMKVQGWNECLVTYLMAAASPTHGIPGEVYEQGWARNGNIVNERTFYNLPISLSPDWGGPLFWIHYSFLGINPHGLKDQYADYWLENVNTAKIHHAYAVDNPKNFPNYSDKCWGLTASDDPDGYTAHQPWNNDNGTISPTAALASMPYTPEESMKALKYFYRERRKELFGLYGPYDAFNDAVNWVQPAYIGIDQGPIVAMIENYRSSLLWNTLMKDTDVQSGLDKLGFQYETSTDVSDVFRNSQPFNVYPNPGNGQIFINFPAINMNHAVVVNVFSIDGRMVLKKNLTSSGSGLSVNCSALPDGMYILQLVNGDNYGQTKLVIRN, encoded by the coding sequence ATGATTAAAAGCAGGCTAGTCGTTCTCATCATTTTAATCGGGCTTTTCCATACCGGATGGGCGCAGGAAGTAACTTTCTTCTCGGAAGGAACGGACGCCACCTACTACGATCAGGGATTGGTGGATGTGGCCAATCTGGGCGAAAGTACCTTCGAACATACCCATCCGCCGGGAGATCCGCAATATGACGACAAAATTCCCTGCTCAACAACGGCTTACCAGGGAGCTACTTCGTTGAAATTTAATTACACCTCCTCTCCTAACGGGAACTGGAAAACAACCATCTTTAACGACACAAACAACAGCACGCTCGATTTCACGAAAGCAAAAGGAATTTATTTCAACCAATCGGAGACAGATAACAGCCCGAGGCTGATTATGATCGATGAAATTACCGCTTTCAAAAGCATCAGTGAAGTACCGGCAGTAACCGGGATTACTGCTACAGGTTATGACAGCCACGCCGAGTTGAACTGGATCATCCCCATGAGCGATCTTTCCTACCGGGTTTATGCGTCATTCGATGGTGCCCGGACTTTCGGGCTCAGAGGCGAAACCACTAAAAGTTACTATTTGGATTTCGTCCCGGAAAGTGCGAAAAACTCAACCATTACTTACCGTGTTACTACTACTGCCCAGGGGAAGGAATCGGCTCCTGTCGAGCAGACGGCTACCCTCAGGGACTTTACCGATGATGAGTTGCTGGACATGACGGAACGTTATGCATTTCGCTATTTCTGGGAAGGCGCCCACCAGGCTACAGGTATGGCGCCCGAACGCTCCAATGGGGACGGGACAACCGCAGCTTCGGGCGCAACCGGAATGGGCCTCATGGCTATGATTGTTGCTTATGAACGGGAATATCGTCCCCGCGAGGAAATCAAAGACCGTATCCTGAAAATCCTGCATTTCCTCGAAAACTGTGACCGGCATCATGGAGCCTGGTCGCACTGGTACGATGCGAATACATATAAAACAAAGCTCTTCAGCGCCGATGATGACGGCGGCGATTTAGTCGAAACATCCTATGTGGTACAGGGTCTTATCGCCCTGAAAAACTATTTCACGGGAACGGATGAGAAATCAATTCAAATCAGGCAAAAGGCCGACCTGCTATGGAAAGGCGTCGATTGGGACTGGTACCGGCAGGATGGACAAAATGTGCTGTACTGGCACTGGTCGCCCAACTACGGTTTCGCGAAAAACATGAAAGTTCAGGGCTGGAATGAGTGCCTGGTCACCTACCTTATGGCAGCCGCTTCTCCCACACACGGCATTCCCGGAGAAGTGTATGAACAGGGATGGGCACGCAACGGAAACATCGTCAATGAGCGCACTTTTTATAATTTGCCCATTAGCCTGTCACCCGATTGGGGCGGACCGTTGTTCTGGATCCACTACTCCTTCCTGGGAATCAATCCGCACGGTTTGAAAGACCAATATGCCGATTACTGGCTGGAAAATGTCAACACGGCGAAGATTCATCATGCCTACGCGGTCGACAACCCGAAGAATTTCCCGAATTACAGCGACAAATGTTGGGGACTCACCGCCAGCGATGATCCGGATGGTTACACGGCCCATCAGCCATGGAACAACGACAACGGGACCATAAGTCCGACGGCGGCACTGGCCAGTATGCCTTATACTCCCGAAGAGTCGATGAAAGCACTGAAGTATTTCTATCGCGAACGCCGAAAGGAACTGTTTGGCCTGTACGGACCTTATGATGCATTCAACGATGCCGTAAACTGGGTGCAGCCAGCTTACATTGGAATCGATCAGGGTCCCATTGTGGCCATGATTGAGAATTACCGAAGCAGTTTATTGTGGAACACCCTCATGAAGGACACCGACGTGCAGTCTGGACTGGATAAACTCGGTTTCCAGTACGAAACCTCAACGGATGTGAGTGATGTATTTAGAAATAGTCAGCCATTCAACGTGTACCCCAATCCGGGAAATGGCCAGATATTCATCAATTTCCCGGCTATCAACATGAATCACGCTGTTGTTGTGAATGTTTTCTCGATAGACGGCCGGATGGTTCTAAAAAAAAACTTAACAAGCTCCGGTTCCGGGCTATCTGTCAACTGTTCTGCTTTGCCTGACGGGATGTACATCCTGCAACTCGTCAATGGCGACAATTATGGCCAAACCAAACTGGTCATTCGAAACTAG
- a CDS encoding glucoamylase family protein — protein MKVVITILLLLLSIGCMHTGKKDKGQEANTGKYATLTDSQLLDTVQYQTFQYFWNGAEPNSGMARERIHMDNIYPQNDQNTVTLGGSGFGVMVILVGVERGFITREEAFTRYRKIVDFLAKADRFHGAWPHWLHGETGKVKPFSKKDDGGDLVETAFMMQGLLTVAEYFKNGNPAEQQLASDIHTLWKEVDWNWYTKSGENVLYWHWSPDYGWAMNFPVGGYNECLIMYVLAASSPTHPIQPAVYHEGWTCHGTIKKDTVYYGLHTVLNHYEHNNDPVGPLFWAHYSYLGLNPHGLSDQYADYWKLNRHHALINYRYALDNPKGYKGYGKEQWGLTSSYSMKGYAGHHPGKADLGVISPTAALSSFPYTPKESMQFLKYLYLKADSLVGKYGPYDAYSDTYRWYTPRYLAIDQGTIPVMIENYRTGMLWKLFMQNEDVQRGLKRLGFTVTSESGKAEE, from the coding sequence ATGAAAGTAGTTATTACTATTCTCCTCCTGCTTCTATCCATCGGATGTATGCATACAGGGAAGAAAGACAAAGGACAGGAAGCAAATACCGGAAAATACGCTACCCTGACTGACAGCCAGTTACTGGATACTGTTCAATATCAAACGTTTCAATATTTTTGGAACGGAGCCGAACCCAACTCAGGTATGGCCCGCGAACGCATCCACATGGACAATATTTATCCGCAGAACGACCAGAATACGGTAACGCTGGGAGGTTCCGGCTTTGGCGTGATGGTTATTCTGGTAGGCGTTGAGCGTGGTTTTATTACCCGTGAAGAAGCATTTACCCGTTACCGGAAGATTGTCGATTTTCTGGCGAAAGCCGACCGGTTCCATGGCGCGTGGCCACACTGGCTGCACGGCGAAACCGGAAAGGTAAAGCCTTTCAGTAAAAAAGATGATGGAGGCGATTTGGTCGAAACGGCCTTTATGATGCAAGGCCTGTTAACCGTCGCTGAGTATTTTAAAAACGGGAACCCCGCCGAACAACAACTGGCTTCCGATATTCATACACTATGGAAAGAAGTAGACTGGAACTGGTACACCAAAAGCGGCGAAAACGTTTTGTACTGGCACTGGTCGCCCGATTACGGCTGGGCCATGAACTTCCCGGTAGGCGGCTACAACGAGTGCCTGATTATGTACGTGCTGGCTGCTTCCTCTCCCACCCATCCTATTCAGCCGGCCGTTTATCATGAAGGCTGGACCTGCCATGGGACCATCAAAAAAGACACCGTGTACTACGGACTTCATACCGTCCTCAATCATTACGAACACAACAACGATCCGGTGGGGCCGCTATTCTGGGCACACTACTCTTACCTGGGACTGAATCCTCACGGTTTATCCGATCAGTACGCCGATTACTGGAAACTCAACCGCCACCATGCGCTGATCAACTACCGTTATGCGCTCGACAATCCGAAAGGATACAAAGGTTATGGAAAAGAACAATGGGGACTGACCTCCAGCTATTCGATGAAAGGATATGCCGGCCATCACCCCGGGAAAGCGGATTTAGGAGTAATTTCTCCAACCGCTGCACTTTCATCCTTCCCGTATACACCTAAAGAGTCGATGCAATTCCTGAAATACCTCTACCTAAAAGCCGATTCATTGGTTGGCAAATACGGCCCCTACGATGCTTACAGCGACACTTATCGTTGGTATACGCCTCGTTACCTCGCGATTGATCAGGGGACGATTCCGGTGATGATTGAAAACTACCGTACCGGCATGCTTTGGAAATTATTCATGCAAAATGAAGATGTTCAGAGAGGTTTGAAAAGACTGGGATTTACCGTAACATCCGAATCCGGAAAAGCGGAAGAATAA
- a CDS encoding LamG domain-containing protein, producing MKIYTKLIVFALTLFMFNACTQDYIDSITKVEAGTDESAPQITVNFPPDGYELQTNEAVTSIDIDFKVTDDIEIKSISLKVDGSEINNYSEFKDYRVAMEKYTYDNVTTGSHVLTVEATDTDGKTSTTNVNFTKAPPYVPQYVGETFYMPFNNEYREMNSLTLATAVGMPGFTDGIQQGTAYHGAADSYLTFPGTSLQGEEFSATFWLKLPSTIDSPAGLLVMSPEDTDNPDAQNVRTSGFRLFYDNSGGLAQIKGNVGTGDGETWVDGGDAAKFDPATNNGWLHVAFTISKTEATLYVNGQLIKQSATTGVDWTGCDLLSIMSGAPRFTGWGHMSCTGDMDELRLYNKALSQAEIQTMMLKEESTFHMGFNGNYKDAVSGDVATVVGSPSYAYGDGVSGDAYQGAADSYLTFPTTGLQESNEFSASCWLKLPSTIDAAAGILVMGPEDTANPDAQNDRTSGFRFFYDDAGGLAYFKVNVGTGSGETWADGGDAAKVDPAVNSGWIHLAMTISGTEVAYYINGQQVSTAATTGIDWTGCDLFSIMSGAPRFTGWGHLSCTGEMDGLYLFNKALSADEVTLLANDSD from the coding sequence ATGAAAATATACACCAAATTAATCGTTTTTGCATTGACACTCTTCATGTTCAATGCATGTACGCAGGACTATATCGACTCAATCACAAAGGTAGAAGCGGGAACCGATGAGTCAGCACCACAGATAACCGTGAACTTTCCGCCGGACGGATATGAGCTTCAGACGAATGAAGCGGTTACGTCTATTGATATTGATTTTAAGGTGACAGATGACATTGAAATCAAATCGATATCCCTGAAGGTTGACGGATCTGAGATCAACAACTACAGCGAGTTCAAAGACTACCGGGTAGCCATGGAGAAGTATACATACGACAATGTAACGACTGGATCTCATGTTCTTACCGTTGAAGCAACCGATACTGACGGAAAAACTTCAACTACAAACGTCAATTTCACCAAAGCTCCGCCGTATGTTCCCCAGTATGTAGGAGAAACATTCTACATGCCGTTTAACAATGAGTATAGGGAGATGAACAGCCTGACATTGGCTACGGCAGTTGGCATGCCTGGTTTCACTGATGGTATCCAGCAAGGCACAGCTTACCACGGAGCAGCTGATTCATATCTGACATTCCCGGGAACAAGTTTGCAGGGAGAGGAATTTAGTGCGACTTTCTGGTTGAAACTTCCTTCTACTATCGACAGTCCTGCCGGACTCTTGGTAATGAGCCCAGAAGACACTGATAATCCTGATGCACAAAATGTAAGGACCAGTGGTTTCCGCCTCTTCTATGATAATTCAGGGGGCCTGGCCCAGATTAAAGGTAATGTGGGCACTGGAGACGGCGAAACCTGGGTTGACGGTGGAGACGCAGCCAAGTTCGATCCGGCAACCAACAATGGTTGGCTTCATGTAGCATTCACGATTTCCAAAACAGAAGCCACTCTTTATGTGAATGGTCAGCTCATTAAGCAAAGTGCTACCACCGGAGTTGATTGGACAGGTTGCGATCTGCTTTCCATTATGTCTGGTGCTCCGCGATTTACCGGATGGGGACATATGTCCTGCACAGGAGATATGGACGAGCTGCGACTTTACAACAAAGCACTTTCCCAGGCGGAAATTCAAACCATGATGTTGAAAGAAGAATCAACGTTCCACATGGGCTTTAACGGAAATTACAAAGATGCCGTGAGCGGAGATGTTGCAACAGTTGTCGGCTCACCTTCTTATGCATATGGCGACGGCGTTTCCGGTGATGCGTACCAGGGAGCAGCTGATTCTTACCTGACGTTCCCGACTACCGGCTTGCAAGAAAGTAATGAATTCAGTGCAAGCTGCTGGTTGAAGCTTCCATCAACAATTGATGCTGCTGCAGGTATTTTGGTCATGGGCCCGGAAGACACCGCGAATCCGGATGCACAGAACGACAGAACAAGTGGTTTCCGCTTCTTCTATGATGATGCCGGCGGCCTGGCCTATTTTAAGGTGAATGTAGGTACCGGTTCCGGAGAAACCTGGGCCGATGGTGGCGATGCTGCCAAAGTTGACCCGGCCGTCAACAGTGGCTGGATCCATCTGGCGATGACGATTTCGGGAACTGAAGTGGCCTATTACATTAACGGGCAACAAGTTTCAACAGCTGCCACTACCGGAATTGACTGGACCGGTTGCGATTTGTTCTCCATCATGTCAGGAGCGCCCCGGTTCACTGGATGGGGCCACTTGTCATGTACCGGTGAGATGGATGGTTTGTATCTGTTCAATAAAGCGCTTTCAGCTGATGAAGTTACACTTTTGGCGAATGATAGTGACTAG
- a CDS encoding RagB/SusD family nutrient uptake outer membrane protein, which yields MKLNKIKIRYYLPVLLSGLLMLPVSSCTDKLNTPFEDESFTSDVDYSKGQDLILPLIGAYSKFYDQSWDGAITYSLRGDDVDAAGDQAPMQEQDNYSYQASHWNIDALWQHQYDAIVNVFTEIDEINKYRPAANNDALADQYIAECRVIRAWEYLTLAKTFGGCIIIDQLDNIQNTPVSNKQEVMQYIVDEMNEVIPDLPAVRPNERTDVKGGITQFTAYAIQAMAYQEMENYQGVVDATSAIISSGKFSLSSDFYHLFKTAGKLNDENILEFQFSDFGQGQGSSFNHMFDPYGTGAWTPVVAGAGAGWGFYSPSLKYVEFMLDRGETIRLETSVVFTPDGITQLQNDYGTVPSWISNTNREGDVFNNTPRMNFGSGKFIQPSTELIPGRTNPGSNKNFIVIRYSEMLLMYAEALTRGVSGNISLTADQAVNMVRKRAGLGDLSGVTTQQVLDEKFAELATEWGIRYFDMVRTNNTAELSYGGRTFTMDKAYLPFPAAQVSTLPQLADGVQN from the coding sequence ATGAAATTAAACAAGATAAAAATACGCTACTATCTGCCTGTTCTTCTCAGCGGGCTGTTAATGCTACCGGTATCGAGTTGTACCGACAAATTAAATACACCTTTTGAAGATGAATCCTTTACAAGTGACGTGGATTACTCGAAAGGACAAGACTTGATTTTACCGCTCATCGGGGCATATTCCAAATTCTATGACCAGTCGTGGGATGGGGCAATAACCTACAGTTTACGCGGTGACGATGTTGACGCGGCTGGTGACCAGGCCCCAATGCAGGAGCAGGACAACTACAGTTATCAGGCCAGCCACTGGAATATCGATGCATTATGGCAACACCAGTATGATGCCATCGTGAATGTTTTCACCGAAATCGATGAAATCAACAAGTACCGGCCTGCTGCCAACAATGATGCACTGGCCGATCAGTATATTGCTGAGTGCCGCGTCATAAGGGCGTGGGAATACCTTACACTGGCCAAAACTTTTGGTGGCTGTATTATCATCGACCAACTGGATAACATTCAGAATACGCCGGTGAGCAATAAGCAGGAAGTAATGCAGTACATCGTGGATGAAATGAACGAAGTAATTCCGGATTTACCAGCGGTACGGCCCAACGAGCGCACCGATGTCAAAGGAGGGATTACTCAATTCACAGCGTACGCCATCCAGGCAATGGCTTACCAGGAGATGGAAAATTACCAGGGAGTTGTTGATGCCACTTCTGCTATCATCAGTTCCGGTAAATTCAGCTTGTCATCCGATTTTTACCACCTGTTTAAAACAGCCGGCAAGTTGAACGACGAAAACATTCTGGAATTCCAGTTCTCAGATTTTGGACAGGGACAAGGCAGTAGTTTTAATCATATGTTTGACCCTTACGGCACTGGTGCATGGACACCTGTAGTTGCCGGGGCAGGAGCTGGATGGGGATTCTATTCGCCATCCCTGAAATATGTCGAATTCATGCTTGACAGAGGTGAAACCATTCGTTTGGAGACATCGGTTGTTTTCACCCCGGACGGCATCACCCAACTCCAAAACGACTATGGTACGGTTCCCAGTTGGATTAGTAATACCAACAGGGAAGGCGACGTGTTTAACAACACTCCTCGCATGAATTTCGGAAGTGGGAAGTTCATCCAACCTTCTACTGAATTGATACCCGGGAGAACCAATCCGGGGAGCAATAAGAATTTCATTGTCATCCGGTATTCCGAAATGTTGCTGATGTATGCAGAAGCACTGACAAGAGGTGTATCGGGCAATATTAGCCTGACAGCTGACCAGGCCGTAAATATGGTACGAAAACGTGCAGGTTTAGGAGACCTGAGCGGTGTAACGACACAGCAGGTTCTCGATGAGAAATTTGCAGAGCTTGCCACTGAGTGGGGTATCCGGTACTTTGACATGGTACGGACAAATAATACAGCTGAACTGAGCTATGGAGGCAGAACATTTACGATGGACAAGGCTTATTTGCCTTTCCCGGCAGCTCAGGTGTCTACACTGCCGCAATTGGCAGACGGAGTCCAAAACTAA
- a CDS encoding SusC/RagA family TonB-linked outer membrane protein — protein sequence MYKEPNSINQYTAPDDQPIADLSFIENAMQRYGRSRINPNVPDVNTDWYKEIMHSASRQQNHSLSITGGDKNTDYSVGVSYFEQQGLLKMKNSYERLNFRGNLDQEVNNWLKVGLNMNLSNGIKYLANDAAWFDAYHAVPILPVYDQENYDDLVSQEIPHPSHYANAQILQYRDIQNPFFDLAYTNHKQDIKKIYAGLYAEISIIPKKLTFKTDYNISWMFLRDRNVGLPFYVSATSNQNRQLSTLTTSRTLQANKYFDNVLTYTDKFGRHNVTAMAGTSYRDEWYDWLQGYAEDVPLQENSWYIGQSRSEDSKTVDDNAERIYGMSYFGRIAYNYGDKYLAYVTLRREGTSKYQQKWGTFPAFGLGWVISEESFFSGINFINYLKFRGGWGRLGNDKIARQDGANTTTPIYIAVDDTKTDGTTTTNTFGYLGWEIVEGTNAGLSARLFDNRLSIESDYYIRDTKDAAIPVLLKLQPGSILKNVGVIRNSGFELAMTWNGQISKDFSYTVGANLSTLKNEVRDLYGQQYLDGGQAEFRQRSQIGEPLLSFYGYKVAGVYQNQAEVDADPIATANGLVPGDLKFADQNNDQVIDDNDKVFLGSYFPDLTYGANLGLRYKNIEFSMNIMGQRGNKILNRKRGEILWTNDTNIDANLANGLWHGEGTSNKYPSAAALRRGWDQNFSNYFLEDGAFWRIQNIQIAYNIKGSKLLGAGMPDARIYLTAEKPLTVFNYNGFSPEVPDGIDRQFYPVPAVYTIGLNLKF from the coding sequence ATTTACAAAGAGCCTAATTCAATTAATCAATATACTGCTCCGGACGATCAACCCATTGCAGATCTTTCTTTTATAGAAAACGCCATGCAGCGTTATGGTAGAAGCCGAATCAATCCGAATGTACCGGATGTCAATACCGACTGGTATAAAGAGATCATGCATTCGGCATCACGCCAACAAAACCACTCGCTTTCCATTACCGGTGGTGACAAGAACACGGATTATTCAGTGGGAGTAAGCTATTTCGAACAGCAGGGACTGCTAAAAATGAAAAACTCGTACGAGCGGCTGAATTTCAGGGGTAACCTGGATCAGGAGGTCAATAACTGGTTGAAGGTGGGATTGAATATGAACTTAAGCAACGGAATCAAGTATCTCGCGAATGATGCAGCTTGGTTTGACGCTTATCACGCGGTTCCAATCCTGCCTGTATACGATCAAGAAAATTACGACGACCTTGTTTCTCAGGAAATTCCACATCCAAGTCATTACGCAAATGCGCAAATTTTACAATATCGGGATATTCAGAACCCATTTTTCGACCTGGCATATACAAACCATAAACAAGACATTAAGAAGATATATGCAGGATTGTACGCTGAAATCTCGATCATCCCCAAGAAGCTGACCTTTAAAACCGATTATAACATATCGTGGATGTTTTTGAGGGACAGGAACGTTGGATTACCTTTTTATGTATCTGCAACAAGTAATCAAAACAGACAGTTGTCAACTCTTACAACTTCCCGGACGTTGCAAGCCAATAAATATTTCGACAACGTACTGACTTACACGGATAAATTCGGCCGTCATAATGTCACTGCCATGGCAGGAACCTCTTACCGTGACGAATGGTATGATTGGTTGCAAGGATATGCAGAAGACGTACCGCTTCAGGAAAATTCCTGGTACATCGGCCAGTCCCGTTCTGAAGATTCAAAAACCGTTGATGACAATGCGGAAAGAATCTACGGAATGTCCTATTTCGGCCGTATTGCCTACAACTACGGAGATAAGTACCTGGCATACGTTACACTTCGAAGAGAAGGCACCTCAAAATACCAGCAAAAATGGGGAACATTCCCCGCATTCGGACTCGGCTGGGTCATCTCGGAAGAGAGCTTCTTCAGCGGCATTAATTTTATCAACTACCTGAAGTTCCGCGGAGGTTGGGGCCGATTAGGAAATGACAAAATTGCCCGTCAGGATGGAGCCAATACCACTACTCCTATTTACATCGCGGTCGACGACACCAAAACAGATGGTACCACAACGACCAATACATTTGGTTACCTGGGATGGGAGATTGTCGAAGGAACAAACGCTGGTCTAAGCGCCCGGCTATTTGATAACCGTCTGAGTATTGAATCGGACTACTATATCAGGGATACCAAAGATGCTGCGATACCGGTTCTCCTCAAACTTCAGCCCGGAAGCATTCTGAAAAACGTAGGGGTAATAAGGAACTCAGGGTTTGAGCTCGCAATGACCTGGAATGGTCAAATTTCGAAAGACTTTAGCTATACCGTAGGTGCCAACCTTTCGACATTGAAAAACGAAGTACGTGACCTCTACGGACAGCAGTACCTGGATGGCGGACAGGCCGAATTCCGTCAGCGATCACAAATTGGTGAGCCTTTACTTTCATTTTATGGATATAAAGTCGCCGGTGTATACCAAAATCAGGCTGAGGTGGATGCGGATCCAATCGCTACTGCAAACGGTTTGGTGCCTGGAGATTTAAAATTTGCAGATCAGAATAATGACCAGGTAATTGACGATAACGATAAAGTATTCTTAGGCTCTTACTTCCCTGATTTAACCTACGGTGCGAATCTTGGTTTGAGGTATAAGAACATCGAATTCTCAATGAATATCATGGGCCAAAGAGGAAATAAGATCCTGAACCGAAAACGGGGAGAAATCTTATGGACCAATGACACAAACATTGATGCTAACCTGGCCAACGGACTATGGCATGGAGAAGGGACTTCAAATAAGTATCCTTCAGCTGCAGCTTTAAGGCGCGGTTGGGATCAGAATTTCAGCAATTACTTTTTGGAAGATGGGGCATTCTGGCGGATTCAAAACATCCAGATCGCCTATAACATCAAAGGTTCCAAATTATTAGGTGCCGGCATGCCCGATGCAAGGATTTATTTAACCGCGGAGAAACCTTTGACCGTATTTAATTATAACGGGTTTAGCCCGGAAGTCCCCGACGGTATCGACCGTCAGTTCTACCCGGTTCCGGCTGTTTATACGATTGGACTTAATCTAAAATTTTAA
- a CDS encoding IS1595 family transposase yields the protein MSTLGGNIIKMENKFRSLTIFEFQERFPDEDSCYQYLTELKWGTGFVCPNCGHTNYCNGKRLFDRQCTSCHRISSPTSGTLFHQLKFSVLKAFYIVYYVSTSKKGISSTELSRKLGLRQKTCWKFKGKVMKAMESSGNHKIDGKAEVDETVVGGQEEGVVGRKNGKKKLVVFAIERNGKGVSRMYGKVIKQSSSKELGGFMKMTIETSAQIKTDKWRGYSPLVKDFSNLVQVDSGKKGGNFPDLHRCIMGFKGWLRGMHHQVENLQAYIDEYCYRFNRSNMKERIFDSLLTRMVNAEPFPYKQSII from the coding sequence ATGTCTACTTTAGGGGGAAATATTATAAAAATGGAGAACAAATTCAGAAGCCTTACTATTTTTGAGTTTCAGGAACGTTTCCCTGACGAAGATTCTTGTTATCAATATTTGACTGAACTAAAATGGGGGACTGGCTTTGTTTGCCCCAATTGTGGACACACCAATTATTGTAACGGAAAGCGCCTATTCGACAGACAGTGTACCAGTTGCCACCGAATCTCCTCCCCAACGAGCGGGACATTGTTTCACCAGTTAAAGTTCTCGGTATTAAAGGCCTTTTACATTGTTTATTATGTAAGTACGAGTAAAAAAGGGATCAGCAGTACGGAACTAAGCAGAAAGCTTGGGTTAAGACAAAAGACCTGCTGGAAGTTCAAAGGCAAGGTAATGAAAGCCATGGAAAGCAGTGGCAACCATAAAATCGATGGCAAGGCCGAAGTTGATGAAACAGTTGTCGGCGGCCAGGAAGAAGGGGTTGTGGGGAGAAAAAACGGCAAAAAGAAGTTGGTTGTATTTGCCATTGAGAGAAACGGCAAAGGAGTTAGCCGTATGTACGGAAAGGTCATCAAGCAGAGCAGTTCGAAGGAACTTGGTGGGTTTATGAAAATGACCATTGAGACAAGTGCACAAATAAAGACAGATAAATGGCGAGGATATTCCCCTTTGGTAAAAGACTTCAGTAATCTTGTGCAGGTTGATTCAGGGAAAAAGGGCGGCAACTTCCCTGACTTGCACAGGTGTATTATGGGCTTCAAAGGCTGGCTCCGGGGCATGCACCACCAAGTCGAAAATTTGCAAGCCTATATTGATGAATACTGCTACCGGTTTAACCGAAGTAATATGAAGGAAAGAATCTTCGATAGCCTTTTAACCAGAATGGTTAATGCAGAGCCCTTCCCTTATAAACAAAGTATTATTTAA
- a CDS encoding TonB-dependent receptor plug domain-containing protein, which yields MKKLTILFSLLISVATVFGQQRITVSGTVTETATGSPIPGVTVVVKGTTTGTVTNVDGKYTIDAASDAVLTFRFVGMGSQDIAVNNRSTIDVSMQPSTQQVDEVVVVGYGKLNVKDLTSSIATVKSDELAKTPTGQAMQALQGKVAGVQIINSGAPGGTPTVRIRGIGSFPGSSNSAPLYVVDGVYFDNIDFLNPSDIETISILKDASAAAIYGVRAANGVVLITTKKGTLNTKSQVSYDGYIGVQVPQNVLKMSNSEQFVNYINQINQLN from the coding sequence ATGAAAAAATTAACGATTCTCTTTTCTTTACTAATTTCGGTTGCGACGGTTTTCGGCCAACAGCGAATAACTGTTTCCGGTACTGTTACCGAAACTGCCACCGGTAGCCCCATCCCGGGGGTAACCGTTGTTGTCAAGGGAACAACGACAGGGACCGTTACGAACGTCGACGGTAAATATACCATCGATGCTGCCAGCGATGCTGTGTTGACTTTCCGTTTTGTTGGAATGGGAAGTCAGGATATTGCCGTTAATAACAGAAGCACTATTGATGTTTCGATGCAGCCTTCTACCCAACAGGTCGATGAGGTAGTTGTAGTCGGTTATGGTAAATTAAATGTAAAAGACCTGACTTCTTCGATCGCCACCGTGAAATCGGATGAGTTGGCTAAGACACCGACCGGTCAGGCCATGCAGGCTTTGCAGGGAAAGGTTGCCGGTGTACAAATTATCAACTCCGGAGCCCCGGGTGGTACACCCACCGTTCGGATCAGGGGAATCGGTTCTTTTCCAGGCAGTAGTAATTCAGCTCCTTTATACGTTGTCGATGGAGTGTATTTCGATAACATCGACTTCCTCAACCCGTCTGACATAGAAACTATATCCATATTAAAAGACGCGTCAGCCGCTGCCATTTATGGTGTAAGGGCAGCCAATGGGGTTGTATTGATTACAACCAAAAAAGGTACTTTGAATACCAAGTCACAAGTAAGCTATGATGGCTACATCGGGGTGCAGGTACCTCAGAACGTATTAAAAATGTCCAATTCCGAGCAATTTGTCAACTACATCAATCAAATTAATCAATTGAATTAG